From one Humulus lupulus chromosome 8, drHumLupu1.1, whole genome shotgun sequence genomic stretch:
- the LOC133794049 gene encoding thaumatin-like protein, translated as MPTSYFFSLIIFYFFIVISLSSFTDGTELILVNNCKESIWPGLLATAGHPTPNGGGFLLRSGEEQVLPLPDNWSGRIWPRQGCCFDPKTGIGECQTGDCAGLLQCSGTGGKPPATIVEMTLGTPSSALHYYDVSLVDGFNVPVSMRPVGRDGSGGGCGVAACEAELNECCPAALAVARGGKVVACKSACLAASWSDRYCCRGEFGNPQRCRPTVYNRLFKAICPRAYSYPFDESTGLNSCRASRYVITFCPPITTPN; from the exons ATGCCTACTTCCTATTTCTTCTCCTTGATCATCTTCTACTTCTTCATCGTCATCTCCCTCTCCTCTTTCACTG ATGGGACTGAACTGATTTTAGTGAACAACTGCAAGGAAAGCATATGGCCGGGACTACTAGCCACGGCGGGCCATCCAACTCCAAACGGTGGCGGATTCCTCCTCCGCAGCGGCGAAGAGCAAGTGCTACCACTTCCTGACAACTGGTCAGGCAGAATCTGGCCAAGACAAGGCTGTTGTTTCGACCCAAAAACCGGAATAGGTGAATGTCAGACAGGAGACTGTGCCGGACTCCTCCAATGCTCCGGCACCGGCGGAAAACCTCCAGCAACAATTGTTGAGATGACGTTGGGGACACCGAGCTCAGCTCTCCACTACTACGACGTCAGTCTTGTCGACGGTTTCAACGTGCCGGTGTCGATGAGGCCGGTCGGTCGTGACGGTAGCGGCGGAGGTTGTGGGGTGGCTGCTTGCGAGGCAGAGCTGAATGAGTGTTGTCCGGCGGCTCTGGCGGTGGCGCGTGGAGGGAAGGTAGTGGCGTGCAAGAGTGCTTGCTTGGCAGCCAGTTGGTCGGACAGGTACTGTTGCCGAGGGGAGTTTGGGAATCCACAGCGATGTAGGCCGACGGTTTACAACCGTTTGTTTAAGGCTATTTGTCCTAGGGCTTACAGTTATCCTTTTGATGAGTCCACGGGCCTTAACTCCTGTAGGGCTTCTCGTTATGTCATTACCTTTTGTCCACCTATAACTACTCctaattaa